Genomic segment of Salvia hispanica cultivar TCC Black 2014 chromosome 2, UniMelb_Shisp_WGS_1.0, whole genome shotgun sequence:
ACAACCACAGAAAAATCGGGAACAAAGGCATTCCTCGTGACTGATTTGATAAATGAatagaaattataaaagaGAGGAGAATCATCCTTACCTACATCTAAAAGAAACGACCCTATAGCTCGGGAACTGAGAATACCAAGAAACCGTTGTCCCATCGTACTCTGATCTCCCTCCCTACTTGCagtcttttctctcttatgaGTTTACCCCATTTACCAATCAGGTTGTAATAACTTCCACGCCACTTCAACTTCATCACATACACATCACCTGTATCATAATCTCGAGCATTGATGCCAACTTGATGTTCATTCCTTAATTGCTCCCGAGATTGGTGTGTCCAGTAGAAGAGGATGTGATCTTCTACTGCTTTGCCTGGCAAAGTAAGGAAAGGATGATTTGTATCCACATCGGACAATGTGAGAGCTTTCTTAATAGGCCAATTATCCGGACCCGGTGTTGCAGTGACATAACACTCCTCTGGAACAGAGAAGTATAAGCAATTATTAACCCAGCGTAATCTGATTTCTTGCCCAACACCAAGTCCTTTATGTCTAATAACATTAGCCCACTTTGCAACTAGGTTATAGTAATTTCCACGCCACCTTAATTTCAACCCATAAATTTCACCTGTATCATAGTCTCGAACATTAATAGGCACCTGCTCTTCTTTCCTcaatttttccctttcttgTGGCGTCCACTGTGCAAGAATATGCTCTTCAACTAACTTACGAGGCAATGGAAGGAAAGGATGAGTGGTATCAACATCTGACGATGTCAAGATCTTTCTAATAGGCCAATGGTCCTGCACCATAGGTGGTGCTGCAACCAAGCGGACTGGCGGTGGAACTGGAACAATCTGCTGTTGTGGCACCGAGAAATGTAAGCAGCCATTAAACCACCGTAGTCTAATTTCCTGCCCAACATCAAGTCCCTTTCCACGGACAACTTTTCCCCATTTCCCAATGAGATTATAATAGCTCCCACGCCACTTCAATCTCATCGCATACATATCGCCATTATCATCATCTTGAGCATTAAAACCCACTTGTCCTTCAGCTCTTAAGATTTCCTGATCTTGAGGTGTCATGTACACAACGATGTTAGTTTCAACTTGTTGCCGAGACAGCGTTAGGAAAGGATGGGTGATATCAATATCAGAGAGGGTGAGTGCTTTTTTGATTGGCCACTGATCTGGCACCTGAGGAACTGCATTATAGTATGACGACCTCTTCATTCCTAAAATCAGCAAAATAGTAAACATGAGATTTTTTATCCTTAACCTGTCAATATTGACCGTCTTAAAGAACATGTTATGAAAACTATCCTAGTGGAACAAAATTTTAGGAATTGCTTCCTTAGTTGCTTAAAAAACAGGATCATATTACTTATGGGCTTACGGGATCTATTCTACCCTCACCATTCCAACTTCCAAGTAACTACAGTGCTAAATTTAGCTTGACACAGCTGAAAACTTAATCAATAACTAGCAAGCGTATTACTTTGGGAATTAGCAATAGCTATAAACTCCTCATGATTTGAGAGATCTACTTATAAATGAATGAGCTCCACAacatcttatttatttttaggaaacaaCCCCATTCACTTGACATGGAAAGAATATCAAACGAGAATAAAAACCCTGCAGAAACAGAACAGTTCAATTTAACCCTGacataaaagaaaacatattCCAATTCTCACTCGATAAAATGCTATCAAATGGGAATTAAAATCTAATTGATACAAATTGTATCAACAGAATCAATAGTCAAAATATAACATCAATACTATCGCACCACATGGAAAAACAATAGAgatataaaaaagagaattcaTTATATGGACTATGTAGacacataaaaaatctcatctTTCAACCCTAATCCTAATACAACGTCAAAACCGAAGAAAGCTCTTACTGTGATATGAATTTATACACTTGATAAAAGAGGGAAATAGCCGTAGATCCTTGCAAGATGAGAGTAAAAGTAAGTAACCGAATCCGATCGGAAAAAAAGAGGAGATTATCGGATAGGATTCCTATTTGAGGAGGTTGAAATGGTGATGCGGCTGCGTTAGCAAGAAAGAGAATAAGAAAAttgaatagagaaaaaatacgagctgcggcggcggaggtgggGGGAAGAGGGTGTTGAGTAGGTGAAAGGGTGGTGGAAGCCCCGTTTGATTTTGCACGACAAATGTGAGATggggaaggagaagaagaagttggTGTGAAATGTGAATTGAGGTTGTGGACATTTCTCATCTTGTGCCTAAGATTTTGACTCTTTTCTTAGGTGGCATTATTGcgatgatttaatttaaaatgttatacACATTTTCACTTCACAATTAGGCAACTTTGGACACGAGTAGTAATAACGAGCTGACCATCTAATTATACCTAAACAGAGCATTTCAGTCGTTGTTATGAATTTAGATTAGGTATagactttaaatttttttatacgcATTTATGCGTTATATATGGAGTCTTaaatacaaacaaacaaacaaagaattaaataaataatgaatgattaGATTGCATGCATGGTGGAGATTGATGATgccaaaaaaatcataaatttgggTTTTGGTCTAATATAGTTGAGTGTTATGCATGTGATAGGTTGGAGGCAAGAAACAAATTTAGATCTTCCCAATACACATAGCACATGCTGCTTATGcttcttttcattatttaattctagtatagtagtattaattaataatggaTACACATATACACATGCAAGATTTATTAAGAATTGAGAGAGCagattcatcatcatcactcCCTGATTGCAAATGCTTCTATTTCACGTGATGACATGAACTGAGATTCTAATAGAGTGTGCAGTGGCAGTGAGTGAGAGATGGTGGAGGGAATAATAAGGGAAGGGAGATCTCTGGAGGTAACTCCGACGTGGTCGGTCGCAACGGTCACCACCGTCATGGTTTTCGTTTGTTTGTTTGCAGAGAGATCCATTTACAGATTTGGAAAGGTCAGTTAGTATCCAAACTAATTTGCTCCgagcttttttattttattttatttttaattttaatattggatGGCTGCAGTGGTTAAAGAAGACCAAGAGGAAAGCCCTCTCTGCTTCCCTGGACAAAATCAAGGAAGGTGCAGTTTTCCATACTTGCTTTCACATTATTCATTTCTGGAATCGCAATTTAACGAAATCAAGTGtgaaatgaaaaacagagcTTATGCTGCTTGGACTGATCTCGCTATTGCTGGGGCAATGGGCGAGGTGGATTTCCCAAATCTGCGTCAACTCATCTCTCTTCAACAGCAAGTTCTTCACCTGCTCCGAGAGAGACTACAGCGACGAGAAGATGAGAATGCTAGCAGCGGAGGATATTCCTCCAGAAGGAGTCGGTTACATCCCCTCTCACGTCTGCGGCTTGGTATTCCTCAATATTCTaatccaatttattaattagaggTGAAAAATGTGTGCTGATTTGGTAATCTCAGGGGCGCGAGCCGTTCGTCTCTGCGGAGGGGCTGGAGCAGCTTCACCGATTTCTGTTTGTTTTGGGCATCGCTCATGTCCTCTACAGTTGCATCGCCGTCGGCCTAGCCATGAGCAAGGTGCATTTTCTCATATCCACCTGCACTTTAATTTCACTTGTGAAATTGATTCATTCATTGATCTCCATCATTACTCATTCTGCAGATATACAGCTGGAGGAAATGGGAATTTCACGCCGGAGTGGTGGCGGAGGCGCAGGCCAGAGGTGattaattattcaatcaaTCTATGAAACCCTAGCTTTTTGTATagttaaaattgtttaatttgttggtgGTGCAGCCAAGAGCAAAACTATGAGACGGCTATCCACTTTCGCGTTTCACCACGCCTCCCATCCGTGGAGCAGGAATCCCATCCTCATATGGATGGTAAATAATGCAGCTTCTACCAAGATCAATATGCTATATATACTTTACCTAACTTCTCACTCTTCTTCTTTTGCAGCTTTGCTTTCTGAAACAGTTTAGAAGTTCAGTGCGCAAGTCCGATTACATGGCCTTGAGATTGGGTTTCATCACCGTGGGTATTCACTTATACACAATTTGTCTCCATATCCCAAAACTCGATATAAACAGGTTGCCTGAATTCTGCAGAATCACAAGCTGCCGCCGTCCTACAATTTCCACAAATATATGGTGCGAACCATGGAAGACGAATTCTCTGGCATTGTCGGTATCAGGTATAACAGCACCAACCATTTTTTACACTACTAGTTGTGAATGGGATGAGATtgtttaaattcatatatgtGCAGTTGGCCACTGTGGGGTTACGCAATCCTATGCATCTTCATTAATATCCATGGTCTCAACATTTACTTCTGGCTTTCGTTCATACCTGCGATTGTAAGTCTCTCCTTTTAGTACTACAATTTACAACTGCGATCGAGTGACTGATATATATAGTATGCTTTGAAGCTTGTGATGGTGGTGGGCACAAAACTGCAGCACGTCGTCTCCCTGCTAGCTCTTGAAGTGGCAGGGCCGTCTGTGGGAAGTGAAGTGAAGCCACGCGATGCGCTGTTTTGGTTTGGGAAGCCCGAGATCTTGTCGCGCTTGATACAGTTCATATCGTTCCAGGTGATATGCTCAAATTTCAATACCTTTCTGGTTTGATTATCGTCCCTCATTTGCCTTGTTGTTATTGCAGAATGCTTTCGAGATGGCAACTTTTATCTGGTCCTTGGTAAGAAACAAATCCGTTTCCTCTGGACATGAATCAATAGATAATTTTTGAGGTGATGAATCAATTATATGAATGAACTAATATTGGTGCAGTGGGGATTCAATAAGCGTTCTtgtttcatgaaaaatcacgCTATGATCATCATTCGACTCGTTTCAGGGTACGTACATACATTCGTCACATCATATCGCCTCAATTTTATCTGAATTATGAAGACATTTAGTAACTCGATTGTTTAATTAAGAACTACTGCTCAAAAATGCAGGGTGGTTGTCCAGTTCTGGTGCAGCTACAGCACAGTCCCGTTGAACGTGTTGGTTTCAACGGTGCGTGGTTACCatatgatcatatcataacacATCCATATATTGTTTTTCACTTTGTATTcatattttggttttaatttgaCAGATGGGATCTCGTTGCAAGAAAGCCATCATTGCAGAGAGTGTGAGAGAGTCGTTGCATAGCTGGTGTAAGAGAGTGAAGGCGAGGTCCAAGGCGACCAACTCCATCACCACAAGATCCACGTGTTCGCTCGAATCAATCATAGATGAGGGCGATGAGATCATCACAGTTGGATCTGCCACGCTGTCTCCCTCTTCCTCCTTTGGCCATATGGATGACCTCAATCACCACCAAGATTGTGACCTTGAGAGCTCCTCCATTACCATTAGTGGTCACCTCGACCCCCACGAGTTCTCGTTCCGCCAAACACCACACGACTATGTCGTTGATCAGGACGAGGTGGTCGAAGCCAGGGCTGAAACTACTCTTCTTGATCTACTCAACAACACGTGAATATCTCAACGGACTGGCATGAGAGCTTGTGTGAAATCAtctcaaataatcaaaattcatcatgtggcatttaataatttagttggATACGTGTAATTCGTTTTATATAGAGTTGGATTTtgaatactactattttctatGGATCTTGATAGATGAGATGGTCTCACACAAGGCTAAATACGTAGTGGATATGTGTGTAAATGAGGTTGCATTGCACATCCTTGTGTTGAAATAGTTTACTTGTATTTTGCGCAAATCAtgcaatattacaaatattcttatattaaataaatattgggAAAAAAAGATGATAGGAATAGTGAAAGGACCaatgaaagaagagaaaatgagaCACGTGGCGGATGAGGCTGTGCAAACCACACGACATCACTATGTCCCTCTCATCTCATCTCTTTTCATCCCATTCTCACAACTCACAACTCTCTCTGTCAGCCACAACCAGCAATGGCGAGTCTACCGAGCACCATG
This window contains:
- the LOC125203150 gene encoding uncharacterized protein LOC125203150 isoform X3, with product MKRSSYYNAVPQVPDQWPIKKALTLSDIDITHPFLTLSRQQVETNIVVYMTPQDQEILRAEGQVGFNAQDDDNGDMYAMRLKWRGSYYNLIGKWGKVVRGKGLDVGQEIRLRWFNGCLHFSVPQQQIVPVPPPVRLVAAPPMVQDHWPIRKILTSSDVDTTHPFLPLPRKLVEEHILAQWTPQEREKLRKEEQVPINVRDYDTGKAVEDHILFYWTHQSREQLRNEHQVGINARDYDTGDVYVMKLKWRGSYYNLIGKWGKLIREKRLQVGREIRVRWDNGFLVFSVPEL
- the LOC125203150 gene encoding uncharacterized protein LOC125203150 isoform X2 encodes the protein MKRSSYYNAVPQVPDQWPIKKALTLSDIDITHPFLTLSRQQVETNIVVYMTPQDQEILRAEGQVGFNAQDDDNGDMYAMRLKWRGSYYNLIGKWGKVVRGKGLDVGQEIRLRWFNGCLHFSVPQQQIVPVPPPVRLVAAPPMVQDHWPIRKILTSSDVDTTHPFLPLPRKLVEEHILAQWTPQEREKLRKEEQVPINVRDYDTEECYVTATPGPDNWPIKKALTLSDVDTNHPFLTLPGKAVEDHILFYWTHQSREQLRNEHQVGINARDYDTGDVYVMKLKWRGSYYNLIGKWGKLIREKRLQVGREIRVRWDNGFLVFSVPEL
- the LOC125207877 gene encoding MLO-like protein 4, which codes for MVEGIIREGRSLEVTPTWSVATVTTVMVFVCLFAERSIYRFGKWLKKTKRKALSASLDKIKEELMLLGLISLLLGQWARWISQICVNSSLFNSKFFTCSERDYSDEKMRMLAAEDIPPEGVGYIPSHVCGLGREPFVSAEGLEQLHRFLFVLGIAHVLYSCIAVGLAMSKIYSWRKWEFHAGVVAEAQARAKSKTMRRLSTFAFHHASHPWSRNPILIWMLCFLKQFRSSVRKSDYMALRLGFITNHKLPPSYNFHKYMVRTMEDEFSGIVGISWPLWGYAILCIFINIHGLNIYFWLSFIPAILVMVVGTKLQHVVSLLALEVAGPSVGSEVKPRDALFWFGKPEILSRLIQFISFQNAFEMATFIWSLWGFNKRSCFMKNHAMIIIRLVSGVVVQFWCSYSTVPLNVLVSTMGSRCKKAIIAESVRESLHSWCKRVKARSKATNSITTRSTCSLESIIDEGDEIITVGSATLSPSSSFGHMDDLNHHQDCDLESSSITISGHLDPHEFSFRQTPHDYVVDQDEVVEARAETTLLDLLNNT
- the LOC125203150 gene encoding uncharacterized protein LOC125203150 isoform X1; this encodes MKRSSYYNAVPQVPDQWPIKKALTLSDIDITHPFLTLSRQQVETNIVVYMTPQDQEILRAEGQVGFNAQDDDNGDMYAMRLKWRGSYYNLIGKWGKVVRGKGLDVGQEIRLRWFNGCLHFSVPQQQIVPVPPPVRLVAAPPMVQDHWPIRKILTSSDVDTTHPFLPLPRKLVEEHILAQWTPQEREKLRKEEQVPINVRDYDTGEIYGLKLRWRGNYYNLVAKWANVIRHKGLGVGQEIRLRWVNNCLYFSVPEECYVTATPGPDNWPIKKALTLSDVDTNHPFLTLPGKAVEDHILFYWTHQSREQLRNEHQVGINARDYDTGDVYVMKLKWRGSYYNLIGKWGKLIREKRLQVGREIRVRWDNGFLVFSVPEL